TTCTGACATTGTGTGCTACTGGTGTAGTGCTGAAGCATAAGCTACTGTTTCTGCTCTTGTTTTTGAAGTGGCGTGTTTTACAAATCTGGCCAGCTGTCTGCAGCATGAGAGATCACTATTGGATGGTTGAATATTCAACATTGAACTTTTGATAGTATGATCATTCTGCTCAATGTTTTTTAATTGGTGCATTTTACAAAGTTTGCCAGCTAAATTTGCGGCATACAAGATCATTTTGGATGAGTGAGTTCTGGAATTTGATTTTTCAGTAGTATGATCTCTACTCACGAGTGCAGACATCGAAGTAACAGGTTAATTATGAGAAACTGCAATTAGTGACATTTTGTTTGGTGCAAGCCAACCATTATGGTTTTTCTTAGTATGGGCGGCTGCCTGAAGTTTTCCCTTAATACTAAAAGTAGCATGTAGAAGAACAGCAATTTAATCGTATTTTCCTTTTGCTTCATTTAGTTATGGGACAATTCTCTTtcagttattgatatattttatatgcatgtatatatgggTGACCTGTGTTTCACATCTTGTTTTGTTTGGTTGATAAACTCTAAATGCTCTAGATGTTTGAATATTTTACTGTTTATGCTTGAATATTTAGTTGCAAATAAGCAAAATAGAATTAATTGCTGGATTGCTGCATTTTGGTGCACTTAATAGTATAAAGCTAATATGCTTCCTTTTTCATTTATTTGAGGTTTATTTTTTGCATTTCTAGAAATTGTGATAATGAAAATGATGGTTTGTTGCAGAATATACCTGTTTTTTTTAACCTTTGGAATCTcttaatttttcatgattttaaaacatttttaaagaaaatataatTAACATGAAATAGTTGTATCTAGAAATTCATGTAGGCACACATTCTTATGTTCGTTCTtatatttatcaataaaaaactAGAATATGGCGTCAAACTGTCAGAAGTCAAATGTCATTGTGTTTAATTTATGtgcttgcaattttttttttttttaaatttaagccTTTTGGAAGTTTTGTGCTTTCTCTACTTGTTCTTATATATGAACAACTCCTGTCTTCTTGTACTGCTATATGCTGATTTAAACTTTTCCTTCTGTAATGTTGCTAGACAAGAAACTGTAAAAGCCTGATTTCACATATTGTCTCCTTGAGTAACCCTGTTATTTTTTAAGGGTTTAGATAGATTTTTTTGTGTTCTGAACAATGGCAACTCCTAAGGGAGGATAATACCATGCTTGTTTCTTGATACCATGCTATATAATTAGATTATCCTGGAAGGTCATGTTATAGGTTCTTCAAGTTTATCTGTTCTTTGATGGGCATGTTGAATATGATTACATAGTAATTGCTAATATGTTCGTCAATCACTGTGCTACCAGGCCAATACCCTGAGAAAATGGAAAGATATATTCATCCCACATGGACTTGAGAAATTTTGTAGGTATCGTGAACAACAATGGTGCAGAAGAGGCTGCTGAAAATCCGCATGGTGCAGCGTGTCTTCCAACCGAAGGCTCCGAATGGGTTGAGCTGTTTGTGAGAGAAATGATGAATGCCGCTGACATGGATGATGCAAGGACTCGTGCCTCCAGAGTGCTGGAGGTTCTGGAGAAGTCCATTGTCACTTGTGCTAATGCTGAAGCAATGCAAAACTTTCACAAGGTATCTTATGCTTCTTTATAGCAAGTATGACATTGTCGTTGTAAACAGAAATGGAGGCACGACATTTAGGTtgcgtttggtagctggcaatctatccagattgctgacGATTTAAAGGAGCCCCATTAGATTATCACGTTTGGTATGTTTTTTGGATTGGTAATCCAGATTATTAGGTAATCTCGATTATCTCTTatgaggtaatctggattaccaagGGGAGGGGTGGTTATCCAGGTTACCATTACTTTGATAATCttgcaataaaatttttggatgaaaccgccctcctcccctcccccctcctggTGCGGCGCCACCCATCGCTCGCCTATGCCTCCCCTTCCCGTGCGGCGCCACCCATCGCTCGCCTATGCCTCCGACGGCAAGGCCGCCTCCTACGCCGCCATCACGGCTCTCGCCGTTATCCTTTCCGCCGCCACCACCTATCCCATTGTCTTCTTCCTCACGATGGGCAGCGGAAAGAGGGGGGGCCAAAACTGGCGCCTTTCTCTACAAAATCCAGTCGACGGCCGTTAGAAACCAGTCGATCGGTGGGCTGTCGTCGTCTCCTTGACGGCAGCCGCCGGCAATCAAGGGGAAACTGTCGGTCTATTGAGATCTGGCGGTCTCAAGAGGATGATCGTGCATGAAAAGAGGAGACAGTCGGTCGGTCATCTTTTTCCTCACCTCGCCGCCTTCTTCCACCGACACAGCCTTCGGTGGGGTGGGTGAGGGCGGTAGCACGGGTGGGTGAGGGCAGCGATGGAGGCAGCCGTGGGGGGCGTGGGGTGCGGGTTCGCTGGAGGCCCAGGGGGCAGTGTTGGAGGGTGGGAGGAGGCACGGATGCTCGGGGGGCGGTGCCGGAGGTGCGATGGCTGGGGGGTGGTGCCGGAGGTGCGACAACGCGGAGGGGGGGGGCGGAGGGGGCGGCGGGGGGTGTGGCATGCGAGGGAAGGAAAAggaagggaaaaaaataaaaataataaaaataataataataagtattaaaaaataataaaaaaattaaataatttgattatttaattaaaaaatattttttttcatataataatttttattattaaaaaaattaaataaatattttaaaatgctAAATTAATAATAagggtattttgaaaatttgatgttatattatcgataatctgattgtcatatcaaatatatcagttaagattttcaataattttactgcaacattatctgcatgtaccaaacacagtaatcaacattactggcaatctatctagattgcAGATAATCTCGATTACcaggtaatccagattatcaCTGCCTGGCAATGCATCAAACGCAACCTTATGATTTTTGCTATAGTCAATATATTTCTTTTTTTGGATGTCTAACATACCTCTCCATCAAACTGAGGAACTCATATGGTCAAGATCAGTTTGCTTCTGAAAACTTCTGTATGTGAAATAGGAAAATGTGATGCTGAAGGAACAAGTTGAAGTCCTGCTAAGGGAGAACGCTGTTCTGAAGCGAGCTGTGGCAATTCAGCATGAACGTCAGAAAGAGTACGATGAGAGAAGCCAAGAGCTGCAGCGTCTGAAACAGCTGGTGTCCCAGTATCAAGAGCAATTGAGAACGCTGGAGGTAGGCAAGTCTGCCATTCATCTGGATGTTCTGCTTTTGCCTCAACAAAGGCCTTAATGAATTCTTTGCTCTCTTGTTGCATGGCAGGTCAATAACTATGCACTTACAATGCACCTCAGACAGGCTCAGCAAAGCAGCTCTATTCCAGGACACTTCCATCCTGATGTCTTTTAAGATGGATGAGCTGCCTGCCCTTTCCCAGTTTATCGTATGTCTGCTTACTGTTCTGTCAAAAATAAGTTGCTATCTTTGTGTGCAAGTATATCAACATACATACAACCTATATATCAACATATTTAGAACcttctgtcttttttttttttttttgttgaatgcAATAAAAAGATATTGAACTGTCATTATAACTGTCACAATTTGCATCAATGGTGGGTTAGATCTCGTAGCAGGAAGAGGAGCTCCATTCTTTTTGGTAGCAGTTAGAACTAACTCATCCCAAATCTGTGTTTCTAATTCTTCTAGCAATTTGCTTTTGTTATGGACACAACACTGCATTATTTGGACCAGAAATATTTTCAGCCGTTATTATGTGCGCGTGCTAGGCATGTGAGGTGTACAAGGGGAAGCATGGATGGCTATGAATCTATGATCACGTGAGAGAGAATATTGATGGCTGTGACCCCCCATCCAATAAACACCAACTTTTATCTGAGTCTTATGCAAGGGTTGAAAATTATGTAATGACAAGGGGTATATTTAGGGTTTCCATCAATCAACAGACTGCTGCACCTCATTAATAATGCTCAGGGCCATGGTTGAAGCCCTAGTAGTTTGTGTcatagtaggaatgttaattggTCGTTAGAGAAATGTTGCATGGCAAGACTTGTTGCTGAACGTTATCCTCAATTTTCTGGAATGCCATGGACACAAGATGATTGGGGTGAATTAC
The DNA window shown above is from Elaeis guineensis isolate ETL-2024a chromosome 8, EG11, whole genome shotgun sequence and carries:
- the LOC105050134 gene encoding uncharacterized protein codes for the protein MSALVCGKRSSSVFEELLHTPPPASKRARCSAGASSPTAVLLSPARPSSASTSPAFDRNDDENNNSGGSGNHYSPHLAHLRSLFPDMDPQFLGRALEASGNDLASAIKSLNDLHLESADINFDSAGSKPESGMETNVHVLTEGIVNNNGAEEAAENPHGAACLPTEGSEWVELFVREMMNAADMDDARTRASRVLEVLEKSIVTCANAEAMQNFHKENVMLKEQVEVLLRENAVLKRAVAIQHERQKEYDERSQELQRLKQLVSQYQEQLRTLEVNNYALTMHLRQAQQSSSIPGHFHPDVF